In Erpetoichthys calabaricus chromosome 6, fErpCal1.3, whole genome shotgun sequence, one genomic interval encodes:
- the tmem200ca gene encoding transmembrane protein 200C, whose protein sequence is MIATGGLLRISARRQDSLRAKNRVQNKRKKKAKKKRKNDVVVVKGKLKLCSISGFIAAFGILVLLVGIAMAVMGYWPKNHSIYKEDFSPPKRLQSSKRIYDAKLFAQTNWSRSSHAVYQLDLDFLKDNQTNATGIDVPPPSTGFFSRFLAKYLHSDKLKVFGPLIMGIGIFLFICANAVLHENRDKKTKIINLRDIYSTVIDIHSLRTKDCTPLNGFVNYVQSRGVDVKSGGSYTAAMLVKSSWPSTVGGASRVQDQGSNVQAMRRQSLARRPSLSREGWTFTDTVYSIYNEQSRAIERPPIPKKWETTSIVTSSINAFTLPMIKLNNCGVDEKNNKQYSDGAKEAPEIKAKPTPCDFKVVSHGCSEDEHTMTKVETSKTGVYVCKDLGPFYQSTGSLQEGVPRVSPQGSQVQLLPSTPARRAMGSSLSLGALSSFSKSIDLGECLSTANDLHVEKSRRPSCPRLERSNSKGYIKLGEGEVSFESTEVTADASQMCTDKSPKHDDEEDCTISDSEDNTDNLPKGGLRQYTNREKLLMISKSNAAVAVDDEDIESTSN, encoded by the coding sequence ATGATAGCAACTGGAGGTCTGCTACGGATCTCCGCTAGAAGGCAAGATTCTCTTCGTGCTAAGAACCGAGTACAAAACAAACGGAAAAAGAaagccaaaaagaaaagaaagaacgaTGTGGTGGTTGTAAAGGGCAAATTGAAGCTGTGCTCCATCTCTGGGTTCATTGCCGCTTTTGGAATATTGGTGCTTTTGGTAGGAATAGCCATGGCTGTAATGGGGTACTGGCCAAAAAATCACTCCATCTATAAAGAAGACTTTAGTCCTCCTAAAAGGCTGCAAAGCAGTAAAAGGATTTATGATGCCAAGTTGTTTGCTCAGACAAACTGGTCACGGAGTAGCCATGCAGTCTATCAGCTTGACCTTGATTTCCTAAAGGACAATCAGACAAATGCTACTGGAATTGACGTTCCTCCTCCTTCTACAGGATTTTTCTCACGCTTTCTGGCTAAATATTTACACTCTGACAAGCTTAAAGTTTTTGGCCCATTAATAATGGGCATTGGTATATTCCTGTTCATTTGTGCCAATGCTGTGCTTCatgaaaacagagacaaaaaaaccAAGATAATCAACCTGAGGGATATCTATTCTACGGTAATTGATATACACAGTTTACGGACCAAAGACTGCACACCTTTGAACGGCTTTGTTAATTATGTGCAGTCCCGGGGTGTAGATGTGAAATCTGGGGGATCTTACACAGCAGCTATGTTAGTCAAAAGCTCCTGGCCTTCTACTGTTGGAGGGGCATCCAGGGTGCAAGATCAGGGAAGTAATGTTCAAGCAATGAGACGTCAGTCCCTGGCGAGAAGACCAAGTCTCTCTAGGGAAGGGTGGACTTTTACCGACACGGTGTatagtatttataatgaacaatcGAGGGCTATCGAAAGGCCACCCATTCCAAAAAAGTGGGAAACTACATCTATTGTCACTTCTTCCATCAACGCTTTTACTCTTCCAATGATCAAACTAAACAATTGTGGGGtggatgaaaaaaataacaaacagtacAGTGATGGTGCCAAAGAGGCTCCAGAAATAAAAGCCAAACCAACTCCTTGTGATTTCAAAGTGGTAAGCCATGGGTGCAGTGAGGATGAGCACACAATGACAAAAGTAGAGACTTCGAAAACTGGGGTGTATGTTTGTAAAGATTTAGGACCATTTTATCAAAGCACAGGCAGCTTGCAAGAGGGAGTCCCTCGGGTTTCCCCGCAGGGATCTCAGGTCCAGTTGCTCCCTTCAACCCCAGCTAGGAGAGCAATGGGTTCCAGCCTTTCActgggagctttgtcctccttttcAAAATCAATAGATCTTGGTGAGTGTCTGTCAACTGCAAATGATTTGCATGTGGAAAAAAGCAGACGTCCCAGCTGCCCTAGGCTGGAACGTTCAAATAGTAAGGGCTATATAAAACTGGGAGAGGGAGAGGTGTCATTTGAGTCCACTGAGGTTACTGCTGACGCAAGTCAAATGTGTACAGACAAGTCCCCAAAGCATGACGATGAGGAAGACTGTACTATTTCAGATTCAGAGGATAACACTGACAATCTGCCCAAAGGAGGTCTGCGGCAATACACAAACAGGGAAAAACTTCTAATGATTTCCAAGTCAAATGCAGCAGTAGCAGTGGATGATGAGGATATTGAAAGCACTAGCAATTGA